A region from the Branchiostoma floridae strain S238N-H82 chromosome 9, Bfl_VNyyK, whole genome shotgun sequence genome encodes:
- the LOC118422251 gene encoding adenosine receptor A2b-like produces MEEETDDMSGKDGNDHVLSLGSTFRDLQTAYLIISLVLSVGCGLLLIFLVWRKDYLQKPSHYLRCNLAVDDIIITSCLIPFRIYALFRLDVSGQHAWCSAVAVIVNPCLLSMSGTYLMMAIDLYYFVCDPLHYHDKVTTKRVVVGIVMIRAFSFLFGLGPTAFSGLPKYSLPCEIVPANSASFSAIFRNINLIVFLLVTFFTPTLYYRVFKEARRQQERDENRNLWIFQIKAFKMMVPQAGVWVISVATVIFRVALSQNVISKEQKSQYAVMVAEHVSILLFLTVSSIANPIIYSFRLREFRRACKELCALPTNTPPAVPAPRHEDMEVAAITGPGPGEPATKLTQPHSSAEPESLKPYDQAERQTTQADMRTGLASCTDHRDYKTASQRPFRLTVRAEVHAEPTPRSGEDIAETLPGQIHLDADSTDVPTSMVDTETDETTIGNTMERFALKKPPACPKIGWQENVKANVTKGNPEDDKTLREEKTS; encoded by the coding sequence ATGGAAGAAGAAACCGATGATATGTCGGGAAAAGATGGTAACGACCATGTTCTATCTCTGGGCTCAACATTTCGCGATCTTCAGACAGCATACCTCATCATCAGCCTGGTACTGTCGGTAGGGTGCGGACTGcttcttattttcttggttTGGAGAAAAGACTATTTACAAAAGCCCAGTCATTATTTACGTTGCAATCTAGCGGTGGAcgacatcatcatcaccagtTGCTTGATTCCCTTCCGTATCTACGCACTTTTCCGGCTAGATGTTAGCGGGCAACATGCTTGGTGTTCGGCTGTGGCAGTGATCGTGAACCCATGTCTGCTATCTATGAGCGGCACGTACCTCATGATGGCGATAGATCTGTACTATTTTGTGTGCGATCCCCTACACTACCATGACAAAGTCACCACAAAACGTGTGGTTGTGGGCATTGTGATGATCAGGGCCTTCTCCTTCCTCTTCGGACTAGGGCCTACGGCGTTCAGCGGACTGCCCAAATACAGCCTGCCATGTGAGATTGTCCCTGCGAACAGTGCCTCCTTCTCTGCCATTTTCAGGAACATTAACCTCATTGTCTTCTTACTGGTCACTTTCTTCACCCCAACGCTCTACTATCGCGTCTTCAAGGAAGCCCGGAGACAACAGGAAAGAGATGAGAATCGGAACCTGTGGATCTTTCAGATCAAGGCATTCAAGATGATGGTACCGCAGGCTGGTGTTTGGGTCATTTCCGTAGCCACTGTCATTTTCCGAGTGGCCCTGTCACAAAATGTGATTAGTAAAGAGCAGAAGTCACAATATGCCGTGATGGTCGCCGAGCATGTTTCTATCCTCCTGTTCCTGACGGTATCGTCCATTGCCAACCCCATCATCTACAGCTTTCGGCTGCGAGAGTTCCGTCGAGCCTGTAAGGAGCTGTGCGCATTGCCGACCAACACCCCACCTGCGGTACCGGCACCGCGGCATGAGGACATGGAGGTGGCCGCCATCACCGGTCCTGGGCCAGGTGAACCTGCCACAAAACTAACACAACCTCACTCCTCTGCAGAGCCAGAGAGCCTGAAGCCTTACGACCAAGCAGAGCGGCAGACAACACAGGCAGACATGAGAACAGGACTTGCGTCTTGTACAGATCACCGCGACTACAAGACCGCTTCACAGCGACCATTCCGGCTGACCGTACGGGCAGAAGTACATGCTGAACCAACACCACGTTCCGGAGAGGACATCGCGGAAACTCTTCCCGGACAGATTCACTTAGATGCAGACTCCACAGACGTCCCTACATCGATGGTGGATACTGAGACCGATGAGACAACAATTGGGAACACTATGGAACGATTCGCGTTAAAGAAACCACCTGCGTGTCCGAAGATAGGGTGGCAGGAAAATGTAAAAGCCAATGTGACAAAGGGCAACCCTGAAGATGACAAGACACTGAGAGAAGAGAAAACTTCGTAA